CTGGACATCATCAATGAAGTGGTGAGTAAAACGGGCATCACCAAGACCAAGGCGGAGCTGGCGGTCGAGACCGTCTTCGACAGCATGAAGAAGGCGCTGGCCCACGGCGACCGCATCGAGCTGCGCGGCTTCGGCGTCTTTAACGTGCGCCCGCGCAAGACCGGCATCGGACGCAACCCGCGCACCGGCGCCGAGGTCAACATCCCTCCCGGCAAGGCGGTCCGCTTCAAGCCGGGGAAAGAATTGCAGTCTATCGACTAGGTTCGGCCGGTCGCGCGCGCACGCCGTACCCCCGAGTATTTGTGCCCCATGTCTGAGCCGAACCCGCCCCTCTCGCCGCCCGAACCACCCGTCCCGTCCTCGACGTTCGAGCTCTATCGTCCGCTCGAGGTGTATGCGGTGGAGCCTCCGCGCCGGCGTTACTGGCTGCACGCGCTGCTGTTCCTGCTGACGATCTTCACCACGCTGGTGGTGGGGGCGCGCCTCGAATACAACTTCCACGCCAACCTGCCGGCGTTTCCGCCCATCCCGGACGATGCCACCTCCAGCCAGGTGCTGTTCTGGTGGTTTCCGTTGCGGTGGGTGTTGGCACAGCCGTCGCGGCTGCTGCTGGGCGTGCCCTTCTCGGCGACGCTGCTGCTGATCCTGTTCTGCCATGAGATGGGGCATTACCTCTACTGCGTGCGCTACCGCGTGTTCGCGACGCTTCCCTACTTCATCCCGGCGCCGACCCTGATCGGGACGCTGGGGGCGGTGATCCGCATCAAGTCGCCCATCCGCAACCGCGCGCAACTCTTCGATATCGGCATTGCCGGCCCCATCGCCGGATTCGTGGTGGCGGTGGTGACGCTGGCGGTCTCGCTGCTGCTGTCGAAAAAGATGCCGACGGGAGTGGTGGCATCTGCCATACCGCTGGGGTACCCCGAAATCTTCTACTACGTCCAGTACGCGCTGAGGGCCCTGGGCAGCCATGCGGACGTTGCGCGCGTCCCGTTGCAGGCCCTCTATCTGCATCCCACGGCGCTCGCTGCCTGGGTGGGGATGTTTGCCACGGCGCTGAACCTGTTGCCCGGCGGACAGCTCGATGGCGGGCACATCGTCTATGCCGTGAAGCCGCACCTGCACCGCTGGGTGTCGCTGCTCACGGTCGTGGTGCTCGTTTACCTGACCAAGTACTGGTCGGGTTGGGGACTCTGGTCGATGTTGCTGCTGATCACCGGAATGCGGCATCCGAATGTGCAGCGCGGACCCGATCTCTCCCCCGGACGCTACGCGCTCGCCGTGCTGGGCCTGGTCATGTTCCTGCTGACGTTCATGCCGTCGCCGTTCCCGGGTACGGGCATCTCGGAACTGAGATAGGACTCAGCAGTCAGCTTTCAGCACTCAGCCCACACTAATCCGCGCTTATCGCGGGCTGAATGCTGAGTGCTGATTGCCGACCGCTACAGCAGCGAGAGGGCGTCCACATCCACGATCACGTTGGTGCGCGGGACGCGGTGCTGCTCCGCGTGCTGGAGCATGGCGCGCAGAGCGTCGTTCAGCTTCTGCCGAGAAGGCGACTTCAGGACGAAGTGATAGCGGTAGTCGCGCTTGAGGCGCACGATGGGTGCCGCCGCGGGCCCGAGCACGCGGATGCCGTCCAGCCGGGTCTTGTGGAACCACTGCCCGAGCAGCCCGGACCAGCGCAGCGCTTCTTCCAGCTTGCCGCTGCGCACCAGCACGTTGGCCAGCGCGCTGAAGGGCGGGTAGTGCATCCAGCGGCGGTAGCGCAGCTCCTTCTCCTGGAATCCGGCGTAATCGTGGGTGGCAGCGAACTGGATGGCGTAGTGGTCGGGAAACCAGGTTTGCAGGACGACCTTGCCGGGTGTTTCGCCGCGTCCGGCGCGGCCCGCGACCTGGGTCAGTAATTGGAAGGTGCGTTCGGCGGCGCGGAAATCCGGGAAGCCGAGGGCGAAATCGGCGCCCACCACGCCGACCAGCGTGACCCCGTGGATATCGTGTCCCTTGGCGATCATCTGCGTGCCCACCAGCAGGTCGAGTTCCCCGGCATGCAGCGCGTTGAGGACGCGCTCGAAGTCGCCTCGCGCGCGCACCGTGTCGCGGTCGAGCCGCCCGATGCGCGCGGTGGGAAAGGCGCCGTGCAGCAGGTCTTCCAGCTTCTCCGAGCCCGCGCCGAGGAAGTAGATGTACTCGCTGCCGCACTTGGGACACTTTTGCGGCACCCGCTCGCGATATCCGCAGTAATGGCATTCCAGCTTCTGGTCGCGCTTGTGGTGGGTGAGAGCGATGGCGCAGTTCTTGCACTGCAGGGTCTCGCCGCAGGCGCGGCAGAGCACCACCGACGAGTAGCCGCGGCGGTTCATCAGGATCATGGCCTGCTCGCCGCGGGCCAGGCGGTCGTTGATCTCCTCCACCAGGCGGCGGGAGAAGACGTGCTCTTCGCCGGTCTGTTGGAACTCCTGGCGCATGTCCACCAGCGCGACCTCGGGCAACGGCCGCTGCTCGACGCGCTCCTTCAGTTCGAGAAGCTGGTACTTGGCGCTGGCGGCGTTATGGAAGGATTCGAGCGAAGGCGTAGCCGATCCCAGCACGACCGCGGCTCTTGCCAGCTTGCCGCGCATGACGGCGACGTCGCGCCCGTGGTAGCGGGGCGTCTCTTCCTGCTTGTAGGAAGTGTCATGCTCCTCGTCCACCACGATGAGGGCCAGGTCGCTCACGGGCGCGAAGACCGCAGAGCGCGTGCCGACCACGATCTTTGCTTCCCCGCGCCGGATGCGGTGCCACTGCTGGGCTCGTTCGCCGTCGGAGAGGGCGGAATGCAGCACCGCCACCTGCTCACCGAAGATCTGGTACAGGTTCGCGGCAGCGACCGGCGTGAGGCCGATCTCGGGAACGAGCAGGATGGCAGAACGACCGGCGGCAAGAACCCGCTGCATCGCCGCCAAGTACACGGCAGTCTTGCCCGACCCGGTGACGCCGTGCACCAGCGTCACGGAAAAGCTTCGCGACTCGACCGCCTTCTGGATCTGTTCCAGCGCGCCGCGCTGCTCCCGGTTGAGTTCGAAGTCCGAGCCGTGCGGGCGTGCGGATGAAACGGTGAATCCCTCCGGCTCTTCTTCGATCTGCACGATGCCGCGCCGGACCAGGGTTTCCAGGGTACTCTGGGGCAGGTCGAGCTTGCGCAAGGTGTCCACACGCGCGCGCCCGCCGGTGGCGGCGAGCATTTCGACGAGCTGCCGCTGGTTCTGGTTAAGCCGCCCCTCGGCCATGCGCAAGACGGCGATACTGACGGTTGGTGTGGCGTCGTGCGCGGTGGAGACGTCTTCTGCTTCGATCCACTTGCGGCGCAGCAGGCGATCGATGACCCCGCGGCTCACCTTGCTTGCGGCGCGCGCGGTCTCTTCGCGCGCGGCATCGTGACCGGCGAGATAGTTCAGCACGCGGAATTCGGCGAGGGTGTCTTCCTCGCTGCGGCGCGAGCGCGCACCTTTCTCCGCCGATTCGTGCAGCGCCGTCCAGCCCTGCTGGGTGATGCGCAGCGCGCGCACGCGGCGGAACTCCCCCGCCAGCGGCAGCATCGTGCGATACACCTCGCCCAGCGGCGCGATGTAATACTGCGAGATCCATGCGGCGAGCTTGCGCAGTTCGGCGTCGAGCACAGGCTGGTGATCGAGGACTTCGAGGACTTTCTTGGTCGTGACGCTCGGCTTGGTGTCGTGCAGCGCCGTGACCACGCCGGAGAGGCGGAGGTTGCGGAAGGGCACGAGCACGCGCCCGC
The window above is part of the Terriglobia bacterium genome. Proteins encoded here:
- a CDS encoding site-2 protease family protein produces the protein MSEPNPPLSPPEPPVPSSTFELYRPLEVYAVEPPRRRYWLHALLFLLTIFTTLVVGARLEYNFHANLPAFPPIPDDATSSQVLFWWFPLRWVLAQPSRLLLGVPFSATLLLILFCHEMGHYLYCVRYRVFATLPYFIPAPTLIGTLGAVIRIKSPIRNRAQLFDIGIAGPIAGFVVAVVTLAVSLLLSKKMPTGVVASAIPLGYPEIFYYVQYALRALGSHADVARVPLQALYLHPTALAAWVGMFATALNLLPGGQLDGGHIVYAVKPHLHRWVSLLTVVVLVYLTKYWSGWGLWSMLLLITGMRHPNVQRGPDLSPGRYALAVLGLVMFLLTFMPSPFPGTGISELR
- a CDS encoding integration host factor subunit beta; the encoded protein is MIKLDIINEVVSKTGITKTKAELAVETVFDSMKKALAHGDRIELRGFGVFNVRPRKTGIGRNPRTGAEVNIPPGKAVRFKPGKELQSID
- the priA gene encoding primosomal protein N', giving the protein MPTFCDVALPVPLDQTFTYAVDGVEPVVGGRVLVPFRNLRLSGVVTALHDTKPSVTTKKVLEVLDHQPVLDAELRKLAAWISQYYIAPLGEVYRTMLPLAGEFRRVRALRITQQGWTALHESAEKGARSRRSEEDTLAEFRVLNYLAGHDAAREETARAASKVSRGVIDRLLRRKWIEAEDVSTAHDATPTVSIAVLRMAEGRLNQNQRQLVEMLAATGGRARVDTLRKLDLPQSTLETLVRRGIVQIEEEPEGFTVSSARPHGSDFELNREQRGALEQIQKAVESRSFSVTLVHGVTGSGKTAVYLAAMQRVLAAGRSAILLVPEIGLTPVAAANLYQIFGEQVAVLHSALSDGERAQQWHRIRRGEAKIVVGTRSAVFAPVSDLALIVVDEEHDTSYKQEETPRYHGRDVAVMRGKLARAAVVLGSATPSLESFHNAASAKYQLLELKERVEQRPLPEVALVDMRQEFQQTGEEHVFSRRLVEEINDRLARGEQAMILMNRRGYSSVVLCRACGETLQCKNCAIALTHHKRDQKLECHYCGYRERVPQKCPKCGSEYIYFLGAGSEKLEDLLHGAFPTARIGRLDRDTVRARGDFERVLNALHAGELDLLVGTQMIAKGHDIHGVTLVGVVGADFALGFPDFRAAERTFQLLTQVAGRAGRGETPGKVVLQTWFPDHYAIQFAATHDYAGFQEKELRYRRWMHYPPFSALANVLVRSGKLEEALRWSGLLGQWFHKTRLDGIRVLGPAAAPIVRLKRDYRYHFVLKSPSRQKLNDALRAMLQHAEQHRVPRTNVIVDVDALSLL